The following coding sequences lie in one Flagellimonas eckloniae genomic window:
- a CDS encoding PKD domain-containing protein — MKNNVKFFQKTTLVLLTAIFAGSCVGTDLFRDDLPDTGSKADTVFPEANFDYTADQDEFTIIYFTDLSTEANTYLWDFGGGVTSTERDPSHTFEREGTFPVSLTASDANGESSTVTLDVEVVDELVAAFQCPDFLCDPRTPWAGVDRGTTSSYSGSSSPTPPEDNGGAKISSSSQFLDQTIRVVADAQYRITFWYVSKTTGTSAGQLLIEDGDTGDDFLSEDVPLTSQSTEYVEYSVSFATGVDTENMRFNIEYDGTECRYSKISIERLD; from the coding sequence ATGAAAAATAATGTAAAATTTTTCCAAAAAACAACATTGGTACTCTTAACAGCTATTTTTGCTGGTAGTTGTGTTGGTACTGATCTTTTTAGAGATGATTTACCGGATACAGGTTCTAAAGCAGATACCGTATTTCCGGAGGCAAATTTTGATTATACTGCTGATCAAGATGAATTTACAATAATATATTTCACTGATCTTTCCACAGAAGCCAATACGTATTTATGGGATTTTGGAGGTGGAGTTACTTCAACGGAGAGAGATCCATCACACACCTTTGAAAGAGAAGGTACTTTTCCTGTTAGCTTAACTGCATCTGATGCCAATGGAGAATCGTCTACAGTTACCTTGGATGTTGAAGTTGTCGACGAATTGGTTGCAGCTTTTCAATGTCCTGACTTTTTATGTGACCCAAGAACACCTTGGGCAGGAGTAGATAGAGGAACCACGAGTTCTTATTCTGGTAGTTCTTCTCCAACACCACCTGAGGATAATGGGGGAGCTAAAATAAGTAGTTCCTCACAATTTCTTGATCAAACTATTCGTGTAGTTGCAGATGCGCAATATAGAATAACTTTTTGGTATGTGAGTAAAACTACTGGAACGTCTGCAGGTCAGCTCTTAATTGAAGATGGAGATACTGGTGATGACTTCTTAAGCGAAGATGTTCCATTAACTTCTCAATCTACGGAATATGTAGAATACTCTGTTTCATTTGCAACAGGTGTAGACACAGAAAACATGAGGTTCAATATTGAATATGATGGTACAGAATGTAGATACTCTAAAATTAGTATAGAAAGACTTGATTAA
- a CDS encoding RagB/SusD family nutrient uptake outer membrane protein, giving the protein MKNIKYLIFAFTGSLFLSCDTEEFLNPVPDSVVTVDSFFQTDADVFSGLMGIYDAIQGVNDATNSNEATTNRGVQFEHLLTEHRTDNTRNATTEGSKADFHRYLVNANNVEVEDYYASMYEVIFRANNVLNFIDIADTGNQARYTAEAKFLRAYAYFKLVRLFSDVPLVTEVVSPDDKETPFIRTPESEIYAQIIADLQEAISVLDNSNVIRASRAAAQGILAKVYLTQDNPNYTGAQQLCEDIVNSGNFSLEPDFNDVFYSGTEEEYDASANSEVIFAIQYISGNQLESQGFSAEFTSSTRVGAEDGQNIVNDNLVADFALAGGDRTELSYVTFGLSNEVIKFLPEGSDITTVPPSYGAGRDAGNDYIALRYADVLLMHVEAIMAGGASTNNAAALSSFQAVRNRAGLTDVVTNITQDDLLLERRVELAFENQRWFDLLRFGVAEAVLSAHAVEMDYVFDARKLLLPIPASEINISGGLLTQNPGY; this is encoded by the coding sequence ATGAAAAATATAAAATATCTAATTTTTGCTTTCACAGGGTCTCTTTTTCTCTCCTGTGATACAGAAGAATTTTTAAACCCAGTTCCAGACTCTGTAGTTACTGTAGATTCATTCTTTCAAACGGATGCTGACGTGTTTTCTGGACTTATGGGGATTTATGATGCCATTCAAGGTGTAAATGATGCTACAAATTCAAATGAAGCAACGACAAATAGGGGAGTGCAATTTGAGCACCTTCTAACAGAACATAGAACCGATAATACAAGAAACGCTACCACAGAAGGCTCAAAGGCTGATTTTCACCGTTATCTTGTTAATGCTAACAACGTAGAAGTTGAGGATTACTACGCTTCTATGTACGAGGTAATTTTTAGAGCAAACAATGTTTTGAACTTTATTGATATTGCAGATACTGGTAATCAAGCAAGATATACTGCAGAAGCTAAATTTTTAAGAGCTTATGCGTACTTCAAACTAGTTCGCTTATTTAGTGATGTGCCTCTGGTTACAGAAGTAGTGTCACCAGATGATAAAGAGACACCATTTATTAGAACGCCCGAGTCAGAGATTTATGCTCAAATCATTGCAGATTTGCAAGAGGCAATAAGTGTTTTGGATAATTCAAATGTAATAAGAGCTTCTAGAGCGGCTGCACAAGGCATTTTGGCAAAGGTATATCTTACTCAGGATAATCCTAACTATACCGGTGCACAGCAGTTATGCGAAGACATAGTTAATAGTGGGAATTTCTCTTTAGAGCCTGATTTTAATGACGTATTTTATTCAGGAACCGAGGAGGAATATGATGCATCTGCAAATAGTGAAGTCATATTTGCTATTCAATATATTTCCGGTAACCAGTTGGAAAGCCAAGGTTTTTCAGCTGAATTTACTTCATCCACACGTGTTGGTGCAGAAGATGGTCAAAATATTGTTAATGATAATCTTGTTGCTGATTTTGCATTGGCGGGAGGAGATAGAACAGAACTTTCTTATGTTACCTTTGGCCTATCCAATGAGGTAATTAAGTTCTTGCCAGAAGGATCCGATATAACCACGGTACCTCCAAGTTATGGTGCGGGACGTGATGCTGGAAATGATTATATTGCTTTACGTTATGCTGATGTATTGTTAATGCATGTTGAAGCTATTATGGCAGGTGGAGCATCTACAAACAATGCTGCTGCCTTGAGTTCATTCCAAGCAGTTAGGAATAGGGCAGGTTTAACAGATGTTGTAACTAATATTACGCAGGATGATCTTTTACTTGAGCGAAGGGTAGAATTGGCTTTTGAAAACCAACGTTGGTTCGATTTGTTAAGATTTGGTGTGGCAGAAGCTGTATTAAGTGCCCATGCAGTTGAAATGGATTATGTCTTTGATGCCAGAAAATTATTGTTACCAATACCCGCCAGTGAAATTAACATTAGTGGAGGCCTTTTAACTCAAAATCCAGGATATTAA
- a CDS encoding SusC/RagA family TonB-linked outer membrane protein, translating to MNLKLKLILIAILSINIQLFAQDNYSLSGNVSDENNVPIPGANVVVFDTTRGTQTDFDGNYTIQVSNGDVLVFSYIGYATQQVIVNGQTTVNIVMAEDLSELDEVVVVGYGTQKKSTVTGSISKVVNETLDQIAVSRVDDALIGQVSGVNIQATNAEAGGAPTITIRGVGSIAADSGPALVVDGIVVSSDFLGNLDMNDVESFEVLKDAASAAIYGSEGANGVILITTKSGKAGKTKFSYQTYTGFKQAHGSEDYKKNIDEWLALEQSVTGTLSEESEYIKLLVATTGVNRDWQDVFFDGGNVTSHSLSARGGTEDTSFSTSLRYLHDEGVVITDDYKLYTGNLKVNSKIGEKIKFGVSVTPSYTKQRRLPTSIHNPIRQSPWLPIYHTEESLQFINRDVYPNVGVGDYFWEDHLVELDLDGNGSDARPRTSGDSNPYQQYVEREHYDFNTKLYGSTYLSYEIIDGLTAKTSLGVTIDQRKQTRWDGTNYHQSGDSRSQYILRNRYRTRLISDNTLNYSKNFGKHDLNLLAGATIQKRRSEFSTITGSGFTDDRLKNMNGADPENTIVTEFNTNRSKLGFFARVNYAFADKYLFNASFRRDGSSVFGVDSKWGNFPAVSVGWNVAKENFLVNTDWISNLKFRASYGLTGSENFNVGNALTNAWPYLALNQNTNYGVTQGASPLNIANPDLQWEASKELTIGLDYGFAGNRISGSIDYYQRNSDELLLNNPVSYLTGFNQGIVNLGEVQNRGLEFELRTRNIVTENFRWNSTFIASTNQNELLSFGDSNNALISDTYGRNSQWINRIGEPISSYWGFVVDEELFDETSFRTTYVDSPWNRINGESRATIVKDLNGDGLITEEDKTILGDPYPDLIYSFTNEFKIGDFDISFMVQGQLGGQVNNIGDEYFFNWFGNTTRGTGAEEAVAAGLVPDVSFIQRKVVTSDVIASSDYFSLRNVNVGYNFSKDIVSRIGLNGVRLYVTGQNLIYITADDYHGFNPEHDDNGNVRAFGSQRAGTPIFRTVTLGLNIDF from the coding sequence ATGAATTTAAAATTAAAACTAATTTTAATTGCAATATTGTCGATCAATATTCAATTATTTGCCCAAGACAACTATAGTCTGTCGGGTAATGTATCAGATGAGAACAATGTCCCGATTCCCGGGGCGAACGTGGTTGTTTTTGACACAACCAGGGGAACTCAAACAGATTTTGATGGTAACTACACGATTCAGGTAAGCAATGGAGACGTTTTGGTTTTCTCCTATATTGGTTATGCTACACAACAAGTTATCGTAAACGGCCAGACCACGGTAAACATTGTTATGGCTGAAGATCTTAGCGAACTGGATGAAGTGGTTGTCGTTGGGTATGGTACCCAGAAAAAATCGACGGTTACTGGGTCTATTTCCAAAGTAGTGAATGAAACTTTAGATCAGATTGCAGTATCTAGGGTAGATGACGCCCTTATCGGTCAGGTATCCGGTGTAAACATTCAAGCTACCAATGCTGAAGCAGGTGGGGCACCCACTATTACCATTAGAGGTGTTGGGTCAATTGCAGCGGATTCAGGTCCTGCATTAGTGGTTGACGGTATTGTTGTAAGCTCAGATTTTCTAGGAAATCTTGATATGAATGATGTAGAGTCTTTTGAAGTTTTAAAGGATGCTGCCTCGGCTGCTATTTATGGTAGTGAAGGTGCAAATGGTGTTATTTTGATTACTACTAAAAGTGGTAAAGCAGGGAAAACAAAATTTAGCTACCAAACCTACACAGGATTTAAGCAAGCACATGGCAGTGAGGATTACAAAAAAAATATTGATGAATGGTTGGCGTTGGAGCAATCAGTTACTGGGACACTCTCGGAAGAATCGGAATATATAAAGCTTTTAGTAGCGACAACAGGAGTAAATAGAGATTGGCAAGATGTTTTCTTTGATGGAGGTAATGTTACCAGTCACTCACTTTCAGCAAGAGGGGGAACAGAGGATACAAGTTTCAGTACATCTTTGAGATACCTGCATGATGAAGGTGTTGTAATTACTGACGATTATAAATTGTATACAGGTAATTTAAAGGTCAATTCAAAAATTGGCGAAAAAATTAAGTTTGGTGTTAGTGTAACTCCTTCTTACACAAAGCAAAGACGTTTGCCAACGTCGATTCATAATCCAATTCGTCAATCACCTTGGTTGCCTATTTACCATACAGAAGAATCATTGCAGTTTATTAATCGAGATGTATACCCAAATGTTGGTGTCGGAGATTACTTTTGGGAAGATCATTTGGTTGAACTGGATTTAGATGGGAATGGAAGTGATGCCAGACCTCGTACATCAGGTGACTCCAATCCGTATCAACAATATGTGGAGAGAGAGCATTACGATTTTAATACCAAACTATACGGTTCCACGTACTTAAGTTATGAAATTATCGATGGTCTAACGGCAAAAACATCTTTGGGTGTAACTATAGATCAAAGAAAACAAACAAGATGGGATGGTACAAATTATCATCAATCTGGTGATAGTAGGTCCCAGTATATTTTAAGAAATAGATATCGAACAAGATTAATCAGTGATAACACTTTAAATTATAGTAAGAATTTTGGGAAGCATGACCTTAATTTATTGGCAGGTGCAACTATTCAGAAAAGAAGATCTGAGTTTAGCACAATTACAGGTAGTGGATTTACGGATGATAGGCTTAAGAACATGAATGGGGCTGATCCAGAAAATACTATTGTAACTGAATTTAACACAAATCGTAGCAAACTAGGTTTTTTTGCACGAGTTAATTATGCCTTTGCAGATAAGTACTTATTCAATGCATCTTTTAGACGAGATGGTAGTTCGGTTTTTGGTGTTGATTCAAAGTGGGGTAATTTCCCTGCAGTGTCAGTTGGTTGGAATGTTGCCAAAGAAAATTTCTTGGTTAATACCGATTGGATAAGCAATTTAAAGTTTAGAGCTAGTTATGGACTTACAGGTTCAGAGAACTTTAACGTTGGAAATGCGCTAACTAATGCATGGCCTTACCTGGCCTTGAATCAAAATACCAACTATGGTGTAACTCAAGGTGCTTCTCCACTTAATATTGCGAATCCCGATCTACAATGGGAGGCTTCCAAAGAACTAACCATAGGTTTGGACTATGGATTTGCAGGGAATAGAATTTCAGGTTCAATTGATTATTATCAAAGAAACAGTGATGAGCTGCTTTTAAACAACCCTGTTTCATATCTAACTGGATTTAATCAAGGTATTGTAAACTTAGGAGAAGTTCAGAACCGAGGTTTGGAATTTGAATTAAGAACTAGGAACATTGTTACTGAAAATTTCAGATGGAATTCTACATTCATAGCTTCTACTAACCAAAATGAATTGTTGAGTTTTGGTGATTCTAACAATGCTTTGATCTCAGATACTTATGGTAGAAATTCACAATGGATAAACCGAATAGGTGAACCTATTTCATCTTACTGGGGTTTTGTTGTTGATGAAGAGCTTTTTGATGAAACTTCTTTTAGAACAACGTATGTTGACAGTCCCTGGAACAGAATAAATGGAGAGTCAAGGGCCACAATTGTAAAAGATTTAAATGGTGATGGCTTAATTACTGAAGAGGATAAAACCATTTTAGGGGATCCTTATCCAGATTTGATTTACAGTTTCACGAACGAATTTAAAATTGGCGACTTCGACATTTCTTTTATGGTACAAGGTCAGTTAGGTGGTCAAGTAAATAATATTGGAGATGAGTACTTCTTTAACTGGTTTGGTAATACGACTAGAGGCACAGGTGCTGAGGAGGCTGTAGCAGCTGGTCTTGTCCCTGATGTGTCCTTCATTCAAAGAAAAGTTGTCACCAGTGATGTAATAGCAAGTTCAGACTATTTTTCTCTACGTAATGTAAACGTAGGGTATAACTTTTCAAAAGATATCGTATCACGTATTGGATTGAATGGAGTAAGACTTTATGTTACTGGCCAGAATTTGATTTACATCACTGCTGATGATTATCACGGTTTTAATCCAGAGCATGATGATAATGGTAATGTAAGGGCTTTTGGATCACAAAGAGCGGGTACACCAATATTTAGAACGGTTACACTTGGTTTGAACATTGACTTTTAA
- a CDS encoding cupin domain-containing protein, with protein sequence MESFGSSKEFLIGSEIPWETVGEGLERQIMGYDDKIMLVNVKFAKGAIGVMHEHHHSQVTYVVSGSFKLTIGDETKILNAGDSFYIPPHVMHGALCLEAGFLIDVFSPIREDFMQNR encoded by the coding sequence ATGGAAAGTTTTGGATCAAGTAAGGAGTTTTTAATAGGAAGTGAAATCCCATGGGAAACAGTAGGTGAAGGTCTTGAAAGACAAATTATGGGATATGATGACAAGATAATGTTGGTAAACGTAAAATTTGCCAAAGGGGCAATTGGTGTTATGCACGAACACCATCATTCCCAAGTAACTTATGTGGTAAGTGGTTCCTTTAAACTGACTATTGGGGACGAAACCAAAATACTTAATGCGGGGGATTCTTTCTATATACCTCCGCATGTGATGCACGGTGCTCTATGCCTTGAAGCTGGGTTTTTAATTGATGTTTTTAGCCCAATCCGAGAAGACTTCATGCAAAACCGATAA
- a CDS encoding alginate lyase family protein: MNRKTYHFFCLLFVFCFHTLIQAQEHPKLILTKQGVEAIRAKLGTVPLFDASLSKIKDEVDAEIATGIHMPIPKDYSGGYTHERHKKNFLILQKSGVLFQILDDEKYAVYVRDVLMSYAEMYPTLPVHPKERSYARGKLFWQCLNDSNWLVYTSQAYDCIYDWLSKKERKKLEKDLFKPFADFISKGNPQFFNRVHNHSTWGNVALGMIALVMDDDQLLNRALYGLKVDNLSEDMKDNDGGFIKTKDQKIGFFGNLDEPFSPDGYYTEGPYYQRYAMYPFLIFGQALHNAKPELKIFEYNDGVLLKSVETLLNLTDADGEFFPINDGQKGMSYYSRELVTAVDIAYHFGGENAQLLSIAEKQDRVVLNDAGLSIAIGIKEGRSEPFLKKTVNLLDGSDGTEGGIGILRKDDMELIFKYAAQGLSHGHYDKLSFSVFEKGDEVLQDYGLARFVNIEQKGGGNYLKENTTWAKQTIAHNTLVQNETSHFQGKYEIGSKNHSVLHFFDTSDENLQLISAKEKNAYPGTEMHRTFALIMDNDYEKPYILDILKISSETNNQYDLPFYFLGQVMEVNFDYEVPKTLGQLGAANGYQHLWLEGKGQPKSKNTKLSWLNNQKFYSITMAANLQDELLFARIGANDPSFNLRRDPALIVRRKDISNTVFVSVIESHGSYSPVSEFAVNASSSVAALQVVLDTVDFTAVEIESEKGNTKLLIVSNVNASKEQKHELEIENNKYNWTGPYYFGQLKK, translated from the coding sequence ATGAATCGAAAGACCTATCATTTTTTTTGTTTGCTTTTTGTTTTTTGTTTTCACACCCTGATTCAGGCGCAGGAACATCCCAAATTAATACTTACAAAACAAGGAGTTGAGGCTATTAGGGCCAAACTAGGGACTGTTCCTTTATTTGATGCATCATTGTCTAAAATAAAGGATGAAGTTGATGCCGAAATTGCGACTGGGATTCATATGCCCATTCCCAAGGATTATTCTGGAGGGTATACACATGAGCGGCATAAAAAAAACTTTTTAATACTTCAAAAATCGGGAGTGCTCTTTCAAATATTGGATGACGAAAAGTATGCAGTATATGTTAGGGATGTGTTGATGTCATATGCAGAAATGTATCCCACACTTCCAGTGCATCCAAAAGAACGGTCTTATGCCCGGGGCAAATTGTTTTGGCAATGTTTGAATGATTCCAATTGGTTGGTATACACAAGTCAAGCTTACGATTGCATCTATGATTGGCTCTCCAAAAAAGAGCGGAAAAAATTGGAAAAAGACTTGTTCAAACCTTTTGCAGATTTCATTTCAAAAGGCAATCCACAGTTTTTTAATCGTGTTCATAATCATAGTACTTGGGGCAATGTGGCATTAGGTATGATTGCTTTGGTGATGGATGATGACCAATTGTTGAACCGTGCCTTATATGGTTTAAAAGTGGATAACCTTTCAGAGGATATGAAGGACAATGATGGGGGCTTCATTAAGACTAAGGATCAGAAGATTGGTTTTTTTGGCAATTTGGATGAACCATTCTCTCCGGATGGATACTATACGGAGGGACCTTATTATCAACGCTACGCCATGTATCCCTTTTTAATTTTTGGACAGGCATTGCATAATGCTAAACCAGAACTGAAAATATTTGAATATAATGATGGGGTTTTATTAAAGAGTGTAGAGACCTTACTCAACCTTACTGATGCTGATGGTGAATTCTTTCCAATAAATGATGGCCAAAAAGGAATGTCCTATTATTCTAGGGAATTAGTCACTGCGGTTGATATTGCATATCATTTTGGAGGTGAAAATGCTCAATTATTGAGTATTGCAGAAAAGCAGGATAGAGTAGTATTGAATGATGCAGGGTTGTCCATAGCTATTGGAATAAAGGAAGGACGGTCAGAGCCATTTCTCAAAAAAACAGTCAATTTATTGGATGGTTCCGATGGGACAGAAGGTGGAATAGGTATTTTGAGAAAGGATGATATGGAGTTGATTTTTAAATACGCTGCCCAAGGATTGAGCCATGGACACTATGACAAACTCTCATTTTCTGTATTTGAAAAGGGAGATGAAGTTCTTCAAGATTATGGATTGGCCAGGTTTGTCAATATTGAACAAAAAGGTGGAGGAAATTATCTAAAGGAGAATACCACTTGGGCAAAGCAGACAATAGCCCATAATACTTTGGTTCAAAATGAGACCTCACATTTTCAAGGAAAGTATGAAATAGGAAGTAAGAACCATTCAGTTTTACATTTTTTTGATACCTCAGATGAAAATCTACAACTTATTAGCGCAAAGGAAAAGAATGCTTATCCTGGCACGGAAATGCACAGAACATTTGCCTTAATCATGGATAACGACTATGAGAAACCTTATATACTGGATATATTGAAGATAAGTTCCGAAACCAATAATCAATATGACCTTCCCTTTTATTTTCTGGGACAGGTTATGGAAGTGAACTTCGATTACGAGGTACCCAAAACCTTGGGTCAATTAGGGGCAGCAAATGGATATCAACATTTATGGCTGGAAGGAAAAGGGCAACCAAAATCAAAGAACACAAAGTTGTCCTGGCTCAACAATCAAAAGTTTTATAGTATAACCATGGCCGCAAATCTTCAGGATGAATTACTATTCGCCAGAATTGGGGCAAATGACCCCAGCTTTAATTTAAGAAGGGATCCTGCCTTGATTGTGAGAAGAAAGGACATCTCAAATACTGTTTTTGTATCCGTTATCGAGTCACATGGATCATATAGTCCGGTTTCGGAGTTTGCCGTGAATGCCTCTAGTAGTGTTGCAGCGCTTCAAGTTGTATTGGATACTGTGGATTTTACTGCTGTGGAAATCGAAAGTGAGAAAGGAAATACAAAATTACTTATTGTGTCAAACGTAAATGCTTCAAAAGAACAGAAGCACGAATTGGAAATTGAAAATAACAAATATAATTGGACAGGGCCATACTATTTTGGCCAACTAAAAAAATAA
- a CDS encoding chondroitinase-B domain-containing protein, with translation MNISRKLFLCLFSILLASCNQSNTSSGIINSVDEFNEAVSNAQPGDVITLANGVWENAELLFEGNGTEDNPITLTVEEKGKVTLEGNSNLRLAGSYLVVEGLVFKNGFTPTTEVISFKKDKNTLANHSRITECVIDRYNNPERHEPDTWVAVYGNNNRVDHNHLVGKGNRGVTMIVRLNTKESEKNNNRIDHNYFGHRPNLGSNGGETLRIGTSHYSLVNSMTVVESNYFDRCNGEHEIISNKSYNNVYRDNVFYECTGTLTMRHGNETLVEGNVFIGNNKPSTGGIRVINGQQTVRNNYGVGLKGYRFRGAFVVMNGVPNSPLNRYFQVEDAEIHNNTFIECDHIQLCAGSDAERSAVPINSSMTNNIFYNPDKNDVFTVYDDISGIDFKNNLLSPNISAISENGFTARELEFEVNKYGLKIPKKLEGNQGAVLSDKLATKENTGVSWYPKDDIEVELSSGKTIVVSPGLNTLFDAAKNSKPGDILELENGTYTQTKTLAVGHPLTIKSKNSQKPTILFEKKSLFEISNGGSLSLEDLIFDGAESPDRTGNSVITTSKYSMNKNYKLFIEDCEFTNLDVNHSYDAIRVYKNTFADTISIKNSKFKTISGNVIALDKETDDIGIYNSEYVIMKNNVFSHVGGAALRLHRGGKDESTFGPFLEMDHCVFDNVGNDKRNKYDASVSLYGVQVIDIKNNIFNASKGVGMHLVVGEPIVNILNNNFFNSASISVTGDEKYTIRNSWSLPPAFDSEISYILKSNSALIGKATDGSNLGVISN, from the coding sequence ATGAACATTTCAAGGAAGCTTTTTTTATGCCTTTTTTCCATTCTATTAGCGTCTTGCAATCAGTCCAATACATCTTCGGGAATAATTAATTCCGTTGATGAATTTAACGAAGCCGTTTCTAATGCACAACCTGGAGATGTAATTACACTGGCCAATGGTGTATGGGAAAATGCAGAGCTTCTGTTTGAAGGGAATGGTACCGAGGATAACCCCATTACACTTACTGTTGAGGAAAAAGGGAAAGTGACATTGGAGGGAAATTCCAATTTAAGATTGGCTGGTAGCTATTTGGTGGTCGAGGGATTGGTTTTTAAAAATGGATTCACACCTACTACTGAGGTGATTTCCTTTAAAAAAGATAAGAATACATTGGCAAATCATAGCAGGATTACTGAATGTGTAATTGATCGCTATAATAATCCCGAACGTCATGAACCGGATACTTGGGTTGCTGTTTACGGGAACAATAATCGGGTAGACCATAACCACCTAGTTGGTAAAGGAAATAGAGGAGTGACCATGATTGTTAGGTTAAATACCAAAGAAAGTGAGAAGAACAACAATAGAATAGATCATAATTATTTTGGGCATAGACCCAATTTGGGTTCAAATGGGGGAGAAACACTTAGGATAGGAACAAGTCATTATTCGTTGGTGAATTCCATGACAGTCGTGGAATCTAATTACTTTGACCGATGTAATGGAGAGCATGAGATTATTTCCAATAAATCGTATAATAATGTATATCGAGATAATGTTTTCTACGAATGTACGGGAACATTGACCATGAGACATGGAAATGAAACCCTGGTTGAAGGCAATGTTTTTATAGGTAACAATAAACCCAGTACAGGAGGGATTCGGGTTATTAACGGCCAACAAACAGTTAGAAACAATTACGGGGTTGGTTTGAAGGGATATCGTTTCCGCGGAGCCTTTGTAGTTATGAACGGTGTACCAAATTCGCCTTTAAACAGGTATTTTCAGGTTGAAGATGCCGAAATCCACAATAATACCTTTATAGAATGTGACCATATTCAATTATGTGCGGGGAGCGATGCTGAAAGAAGCGCTGTTCCCATCAATTCATCCATGACCAATAATATTTTCTACAATCCAGACAAGAATGATGTTTTTACGGTGTATGATGATATTAGTGGTATTGATTTTAAGAATAATCTTCTGAGTCCAAATATATCCGCTATTTCGGAGAATGGTTTTACAGCGAGAGAATTGGAATTTGAGGTGAACAAATACGGATTGAAAATTCCCAAAAAACTGGAAGGTAACCAAGGAGCTGTGTTGAGCGATAAGTTGGCAACAAAAGAAAATACAGGGGTAAGTTGGTATCCAAAGGACGATATTGAAGTGGAACTATCATCTGGAAAAACAATAGTAGTATCCCCAGGCTTGAATACCTTGTTCGATGCCGCAAAAAACTCAAAACCAGGAGACATCTTGGAACTGGAAAACGGAACATACACTCAGACCAAAACCCTAGCGGTTGGTCATCCATTAACTATAAAATCCAAAAATTCACAAAAACCCACAATCCTTTTTGAGAAGAAATCACTGTTTGAAATTAGCAATGGAGGTAGCCTATCATTAGAAGACCTTATTTTTGATGGCGCAGAATCTCCGGATAGAACAGGTAATTCTGTGATTACAACAAGCAAGTACTCTATGAACAAAAATTACAAATTGTTCATAGAGGATTGTGAGTTTACTAATTTAGATGTGAACCACTCCTATGATGCGATTCGGGTTTACAAAAACACTTTTGCGGATACCATCAGTATCAAAAACTCAAAATTTAAAACGATTTCCGGTAATGTAATCGCTTTGGACAAGGAAACTGATGATATTGGAATTTATAATTCAGAATACGTGATTATGAAGAACAATGTTTTTTCGCATGTTGGTGGTGCTGCTTTACGCTTGCATAGGGGAGGAAAAGATGAAAGTACTTTTGGACCATTTTTGGAAATGGATCATTGCGTATTTGATAATGTAGGAAATGACAAAAGAAACAAGTACGATGCGTCAGTTTCACTTTACGGGGTTCAGGTAATCGATATAAAAAATAATATTTTCAATGCAAGTAAAGGTGTCGGAATGCATTTGGTTGTAGGGGAACCCATTGTCAATATATTGAACAACAATTTCTTTAATAGTGCCAGCATCAGTGTAACAGGAGATGAAAAGTATACGATAAGGAATTCCTGGTCTTTGCCTCCGGCATTTGATTCTGAAATCAGCTATATCTTAAAATCGAATTCAGCTTTGATAGGTAAGGCAACAGATGGGAGTAACTTAGGGGTAATCTCTAATTAA